In the Alphaproteobacteria bacterium genome, TGCCGCGCCGGCCGGAACTCGCGCACCGGCTCGATCGCGAGACCTCTGGGTGCCTCGTGCTCGGCCGTCACCGCAAGGCGCTCGCGCACCTGAGCCTGCTGTTCAAGCATCGCCGCGTTGGCAAGAGCTACTGGGCGGTGGTGGAGGGCGGCCCGGCGGAAGACGAAGGCGTGATTGACATGCCGCTGGGCAAGCTCGATCCGCATTTCGGCTGGTGGATGAAGCCCGATCCGGATGGACAGCCCGCGGTGACCAAATGGAAGGTGATGGGGCGGGCGGCCGACGCAAGCCTGTCCTGGCTCGCGCTCGAACCCGTCACCGGGCGCACGCATCAGCTGCGCGTGCACTGCGCCGCGATGGGCTTTCCGATTTTCGGCGACGACATCTACGGCAACGAGGCAAGCCAGCGTCGCGCGCGGCAGATCAAGTTCGTGCCACGCCCCGACGCGCCCGGCCTGCAACTGCACGCGCGCGAGGTCGTGGTGCCGATCTCGAAGAACAAGGAGCCGGTGCGCGTCATCGCCCCGGTTCCGCCGCACCTGCGCGAGCGGCTCGCGGCGTGTGGCTGGAACGGCGAGTCATTATCCGTGGGGTAATTGCCGCGCCTGCGCTGCCGCGTAAGGTGGCGCCGTGACCGAAACCCTCGGCGTCATTATCGCGATCATTTCCAGCGCGCTCGGCGGTACCGCCGCGGCGGTGACGCGCTATCTCGTGACCGATGCCGATGCGCTGACGCTGGCGATCCTGCGCTGGGGCATCGGCTTCATCGTTGTGTTGCCCGCGACGCTGTTGCTCCGCGCGCGCTGGCCCGGCCGACGCGACCTTCCCGCCATCGCGGGGCTCGGCATCATGTTCTTTGGGCTGTTCTTCATCCTCTATAACGTCGCGGTCAGCCTCACGACCGCGACGCGCGCAAGCCTCGCGCTCTCGACGCTGCCGCTTTGGACCATGCTGGCCGGCGCGGTGTTGCGCATCGAGCCGCTCACGCCACGAAAGTCGCTCGGCGTCGGGATTGCAATCCTGGGCGTCGCGGGCGCGCTTGCATCAAACCTGGGCGATGCGCCGGCCGGCGCCTGGCGCGGCGAGCTGATCATGACGGGAGCCGTGCTCTGCATGGCGTTCTACAACGTGTTCTCGCGGCCGTTCATCGCGCGCTCCAGCGCACTAGGCTTCCTCTGCGTCGGCATGGGCTGCGGCGCGGCCGCGCTCATCGTCGCGGGACTCGCGACCGGACGGCTCGCGGTGCTGGCGACATTCGGCGCGCCGCAATGGACCGCCGCGATCTACCTCGGCGTCGCGGGTGGCGCGCTTGCCTTCATCCTCTGGGTGATGGCGCTGCAGCGCGCCTCGCCGACGCGCGTCGCCAACACCATGACGGTGAACCCGATCGCCGCCGGCCTGCTCGCCACCCAGCTCGTCGGCGAGCCGATCACACTGAACCTGATTGCCGGGCTGATCGCGGTGTTCATGGGCATCTGGATTGCGACCACCGAGCGTGTGGCCGGGCCGGCGAACTAGGTGTTCCAACGGCGCGGCAAGACGCCTAGCATGCGGCGCCATGGGCAATTCAGGTTTTCAGGCCGCACTCGACAGCCGCGTCGGCGAGATGCTCAGCGCGTGTACCAAATGCGGCGCGTGTTTTACGGCATGCCCCATCACTGGCGCGACGGGGATTGGCGAAGCCAATCCCCAAGAGGTCGTCGCAGGCGTGCTCGACATCGTTCGCCTCGGCGCGGGGCCGCGGGAAGCCGAGACGTGGGCCAAGTCCTGCACGCTCAGCGGCGAGTGCATCAAGGCCTGCGATTATGGTGTGAACCCGCGCTTCCTGCTCGCGATGGCGCGGCTCGCGATGACCACGAAGGCCGACGCACGTGAGCGCCGCAAGGGCGGCGTGCAGAACTTCCGGCGGATGAGCGAGGACGTCGGCATCCTGTCGCATCTGCAGCTCACCGACGAGGCGCTCGAGCGCTTGGGACAGCGGCCGACCGCGAAACCGCCCACGGAGAGCGAAGAGCTGCCCGACGTCGTGTTCTACACCGGCTGCAACGTGCTCAAGACGCCGCACATCGCGCTCCTCTGCCTCGACATCATGGACGCACTCGGCACCCGTTACACCGTCATGGGCGGGCCGACCCATTGCTGCGGGGTGCACCAGCTGCGCGCCGGCGATGCCGAGACATCCTCGCGCTTTGCCGGCAACACGATCGACAAGCTCGCCCGCTCCAGGACCGGCGAGGTGATCTCGTGGTGCCCGAGCTGCTTCGTGCAGTTCAGCGAGATCATGCTGCCGACGTTTGAACGCGCGACCGGCGAAAAGCCTTTCGACATGACGCCGTTCATGCGCTTCCTGCGCGGCAATCTCGGCGCGCTGCGGCCGCTGCTGACGAGGCGTGTCGGGATGAAGATTGCGCTGCACCGGCATCCAGGTGTCGCCGGCGTGATGGATGCGGCCGAAGAAGTGTTGCGCGCCGTGCCGGGCATCGAGATCGTGCCGCTCGACGTGCCGGCTGTGGGCCTGCAGAGCGTCAACCTGAGCGTCTTGCCTGCCTTCAAGAAAGAGCTGCAACTCCGCGAGCTTGACGCCGCGGCCGCGGCGGGCGTCGACGCGCTGGTCGCGGTCTATCACTCCGATCATCGGGAGCTCTGCGCGCATGAGCGCGATTGGCCGTTCCGCATCGTCAATATTCTGGAGATCGTGGGCGCGAGCATGGGCTTCGCGCGGGAAGACCACTACAAGAACCTGAAGATCAAGCAGGACGTCGACGCGATCCTCGCCGATGCCGCCGACCTCGTCGGCTATCACAAGCTCGATACCGATACGGCGCGTCGCGTCGTCCTCAACGGCATGCTCGGCGATCAGCCGCTGCCGTTGCAGGGCCGGCGCTGAGGTCAGGCCGCGGGCGCCTGCACCCAGAAGCGGTACATCGCGTCGAACGTCGCCGGATTGTCGCGCTCGAACGCATCCCAGTTGTCGAGGTTGGTCATCGTGGGATCGTTCGGGAAGTGCGTTGCGTATTGGCGTGCCCTCACGGGGACGACTTCCATGCTGACGAAATCGAGGTTCTGCTCGGCGAGAAACCGCTTGATCGCCGGAAGCGTCATGCGGTGCTCCTGCGTATGAAACAGGAAATCGCGGCACTCGCTCGTGCTGTAGAAGTCGGTCATGCGCATGACATTCTGCGCCGCGCTGTCGTCGCGCTGCATCAGCTCCCGGCGGAACCGACGGATGTCGGCGGCGCTCGCCCCATAGCCTCCTTCCGCGATCTCCTTGCGGGCGGCGACCACGCCCCAGCGCGCGACCTCGCTGTAGAGCGCGATCCGCATGAATCCGCCGGGGCGTAACAGCGAGAGCAGCACGCGCCATCCCGCGTAGGGGTCTGCCAGGTGATGCAGCACGCCGACCGATTCGATCAGGTCGAAGCGGCGTTCGAGGGAGCGAAGCCGCATGATGTCGGCCTGCGCATATTCGATGTCGAGATAGATTGCGCGGGATTTTGCCGCCGCATAGGCGAGGCTCGCGCGGCTGAGATCGATCGCGAGCGTGCGCGCACCTTCATGCTCCAGCGTGGTCAGGATCGCATGCTGGCCGGTGCCGCAGCCTGCGATCAGAATGTCGAGACTGCCGCGCTTGCCGAGCGGCCGGAATTTTGCGGATGGAAACAGCTCGCGCAGATATGTGTCGAGATCGGGATATCTGCGCGGCGTCCCGGTCGTGATCCAGCGCGGATAGGGGTTCGCCTCATATTGTGACCGTACCGCCTGCGAGACGTCGTTCTCGACCGGCGTGAGCTGCGGCAGGGTTTCACGCAGCTCCGCTTCCTCCTGCGGGGCGCGGATTTGCTGATCGAGCAACTCGGCAATCGGCGCCGGCCAGGAGCGCGCGAGCAGTGCGTCCGCAGCCGCGAGTTCGTGCAGCGGAAAATAGGTCGCGATGGCCGTGACCCACAGCGGGGACGCGGCCATATCAGAGGCAATCGCGGTAGCGAGGCGCTCGCGCAACTCCCGTGCCCGAACCTCCTCCTTCTCGTCCGCCGCATAAACATGCTCGTTGATGAAGCACTGGCGCGCCAGCGCGCAGGCCGCGTCGAGCAGATCATCATCGGCTTCGCCGGGCGGCGCGTTCTCGGCAATCTCGAGCAGCGCAAAACGGCAGGCGGCGAGAAACTTCTCGAGCGCGGGATCGTGCACCACCGTGCTTTGCATCAACGCCTGCAGCAGCGGGTCGCGTAGCGCTGCAAGCTCTTGCCGCCCAAGCTCGGTTGCGGGCAGCCGCGCCGGCCAGGCTTGCGCGGCGCGGTCGATCAGCGGCCGCACGGGACTATGGCGGATCAGCGCAATCGCGGTAGGCGAAAATTGAATCGGCGCGCCCCAACCTTCCGTGAGCGCGCGGGTCAGCATGCGGCGCAGCGGCTCGTTGTCGCGGTCGATCAGGAACCCCGATACCAGACGCGCCAACAGCTCCCTGTTCGCGGTGGTTTCGCGGACCTCGATGCTGCGCATGACGACGCCGATGGCGTCGCCGATCTCGCCGCGGTTCGCGTGCGACATCGCGAGATTGAGGTAAGCGTCGATGAGCGCCGGCTGCAGCACGATCGCGCGCGCGTAGTGGGGCATCGCTTGCTCGTCGCGCCCGGACTTGGCGAGCGAGAGCCCGAGGTTGTTGTGGGCGAGCGGCGACTGCGGCTGGAGCTGCACCGCAGCGCGCAGCTGCGCGATCGAATCGTCGAACCGGCCCTCCTCACGCAACGCATTGCCAAGATTGAGCCGCGCCGGCGCGAAATTCGGATTGAGCGCGATCGCGCGCGCCCAGTGACGGATCGCTTCGGGGCGGCGGTTGAGCGCCCACAGCGCGAGGGCGAGGTTGTAGTGAGAATCCGGGATCTTGCCGTCGAGCGTGATGGCGCGGGAGATCAGCTCCACCGCATCCTCATTGCGTCCGGCCGAATGCGCGAGCGCGCCGCGCAGCTGCAGCGCATAGACGTGCTGCGGCTCGGCTGCGAGCACCTGCGCATAGAGGTAGTCCGCCTCTGCAAGCTCTCCGGCCTGGTGGTGGCGGACCGCCGCCGTGAGCGCGTCGTCGGTGCTCATGCGGAATGGTGTTCCGAAGGCGAGGCCTCAGCCTCGGCCACCTGGCGTGGCCGCCAGATGGCGCTGTGGCCGATCTCGGCGACGGCGCGCGCGCCATCCGCCACGACGATGGCATCGAACGCGACGATCGCGTGGCCCTTGGTCACGGTGTTCGACGTGATGCGCGAGCGCAGCGTCAACTCCTCGCCGATGCGCGCGGTGCCATGAAAGCGGATCGTGCTGCCGACGTGAATCCAGGGGCCGAGCACGACGTTCTGCAACAACGCGAAGTTTGCCAACCGCAGGATCTGACCGGGATGCACCACGCCCTCGGCCCGATAGAGCGGCTCGGTCTCGCCGATCTCGTCCAGATAAGTGCCGAGCAACGCGCGGTCTGCGACGAACGGCGTGATGCCCAGCGCGCGTCCGACTGCCAGCGACTCCTCGCTCGCCTTCGGCCGCTCGGCGGGCGGGACGCCGGTGGGCAGCGAATCGATCGCGGGCGCTGCGCGCGGCGGCGGCATCGCGGCATGGCCGGTGGCGCAGCGCTCAAGCCCGCTCGCGACCGTGAGCGCGAGGCCGTCTCCCTCGGGCGCCGCGGTCAGGCGCACCATGTCGCCGTGATACACGGGCTTGAGGAACCGGCAGTCGGCCGCGCCGCCTTCGAGCCACGCCCGGCCCCAGCGCGCGACCGGCAGGTGCGCCATGTAGGCGAACACCGTGACGCCCGGCACCAGCGCGCCCTTGAAGCCGAA is a window encoding:
- a CDS encoding RNA pseudouridine synthase, which gives rise to MLVIDKPAGLSVHRGPKGGPSLEDWFDTLRYGLPRRPELAHRLDRETSGCLVLGRHRKALAHLSLLFKHRRVGKSYWAVVEGGPAEDEGVIDMPLGKLDPHFGWWMKPDPDGQPAVTKWKVMGRAADASLSWLALEPVTGRTHQLRVHCAAMGFPIFGDDIYGNEASQRRARQIKFVPRPDAPGLQLHAREVVVPISKNKEPVRVIAPVPPHLRERLAACGWNGESLSVG
- a CDS encoding DMT family transporter → MTETLGVIIAIISSALGGTAAAVTRYLVTDADALTLAILRWGIGFIVVLPATLLLRARWPGRRDLPAIAGLGIMFFGLFFILYNVAVSLTTATRASLALSTLPLWTMLAGAVLRIEPLTPRKSLGVGIAILGVAGALASNLGDAPAGAWRGELIMTGAVLCMAFYNVFSRPFIARSSALGFLCVGMGCGAAALIVAGLATGRLAVLATFGAPQWTAAIYLGVAGGALAFILWVMALQRASPTRVANTMTVNPIAAGLLATQLVGEPITLNLIAGLIAVFMGIWIATTERVAGPAN
- a CDS encoding (Fe-S)-binding protein, with the protein product MLSACTKCGACFTACPITGATGIGEANPQEVVAGVLDIVRLGAGPREAETWAKSCTLSGECIKACDYGVNPRFLLAMARLAMTTKADARERRKGGVQNFRRMSEDVGILSHLQLTDEALERLGQRPTAKPPTESEELPDVVFYTGCNVLKTPHIALLCLDIMDALGTRYTVMGGPTHCCGVHQLRAGDAETSSRFAGNTIDKLARSRTGEVISWCPSCFVQFSEIMLPTFERATGEKPFDMTPFMRFLRGNLGALRPLLTRRVGMKIALHRHPGVAGVMDAAEEVLRAVPGIEIVPLDVPAVGLQSVNLSVLPAFKKELQLRELDAAAAAGVDALVAVYHSDHRELCAHERDWPFRIVNILEIVGASMGFAREDHYKNLKIKQDVDAILADAADLVGYHKLDTDTARRVVLNGMLGDQPLPLQGRR
- a CDS encoding tetratricopeptide repeat protein translates to MSTDDALTAAVRHHQAGELAEADYLYAQVLAAEPQHVYALQLRGALAHSAGRNEDAVELISRAITLDGKIPDSHYNLALALWALNRRPEAIRHWARAIALNPNFAPARLNLGNALREEGRFDDSIAQLRAAVQLQPQSPLAHNNLGLSLAKSGRDEQAMPHYARAIVLQPALIDAYLNLAMSHANRGEIGDAIGVVMRSIEVRETTANRELLARLVSGFLIDRDNEPLRRMLTRALTEGWGAPIQFSPTAIALIRHSPVRPLIDRAAQAWPARLPATELGRQELAALRDPLLQALMQSTVVHDPALEKFLAACRFALLEIAENAPPGEADDDLLDAACALARQCFINEHVYAADEKEEVRARELRERLATAIASDMAASPLWVTAIATYFPLHELAAADALLARSWPAPIAELLDQQIRAPQEEAELRETLPQLTPVENDVSQAVRSQYEANPYPRWITTGTPRRYPDLDTYLRELFPSAKFRPLGKRGSLDILIAGCGTGQHAILTTLEHEGARTLAIDLSRASLAYAAAKSRAIYLDIEYAQADIMRLRSLERRFDLIESVGVLHHLADPYAGWRVLLSLLRPGGFMRIALYSEVARWGVVAARKEIAEGGYGASAADIRRFRRELMQRDDSAAQNVMRMTDFYSTSECRDFLFHTQEHRMTLPAIKRFLAEQNLDFVSMEVVPVRARQYATHFPNDPTMTNLDNWDAFERDNPATFDAMYRFWVQAPAA
- a CDS encoding MaoC/PaaZ C-terminal domain-containing protein, with the protein product MSSHLAPYEVRAFNQAAASENKIHDDKVAQRFGFKGALVPGVTVFAYMAHLPVARWGRAWLEGGAADCRFLKPVYHGDMVRLTAAPEGDGLALTVASGLERCATGHAAMPPPRAAPAIDSLPTGVPPAERPKASEESLAVGRALGITPFVADRALLGTYLDEIGETEPLYRAEGVVHPGQILRLANFALLQNVVLGPWIHVGSTIRFHGTARIGEELTLRSRITSNTVTKGHAIVAFDAIVVADGARAVAEIGHSAIWRPRQVAEAEASPSEHHSA